The Microbacterium sp. LWH7-1.2 genome window below encodes:
- a CDS encoding acyltransferase, producing MSRLRGALGSVLDPRTLLHGLRLAHFHGYSFVRQVPLIQMGPDVSMAPNVSFRNGERISIGAGTHIGEFSLIWAGNETGRIEIGEKCLFAPHVMVTASNYGVEMGPVPIMDQPKIERDVVIGAGSWLGANVVVLAGVTIGEGAVVAAGAVVTKDVPAFSIVGGVPARVIGERPSGQEAGESHGEAQEERVG from the coding sequence ATGAGCCGCCTCCGGGGCGCGCTCGGGTCGGTGCTCGACCCCCGCACGCTGCTGCACGGGCTGCGTCTTGCCCACTTCCACGGCTACTCGTTCGTGCGGCAGGTGCCGCTGATCCAGATGGGGCCGGACGTCTCGATGGCACCGAACGTGTCGTTCCGCAACGGCGAGCGCATCTCGATCGGCGCGGGCACCCACATCGGTGAGTTCAGCCTCATCTGGGCGGGCAACGAGACCGGTCGCATCGAGATCGGCGAGAAGTGCCTGTTCGCGCCGCACGTGATGGTGACGGCGTCGAACTACGGCGTCGAGATGGGCCCGGTCCCGATCATGGACCAGCCCAAGATCGAGCGCGATGTGGTGATCGGCGCGGGTTCCTGGCTCGGGGCGAACGTGGTGGTTCTGGCGGGCGTGACGATCGGCGAGGGCGCCGTGGTCGCGGCCGGGGCCGTGGTGACGAAGGATGTTCCGGCGTTCTCGATCGTCGGAGGGGTTCCGGCGCGGGTCATCGGCGAGAGGCCCTCGGGTCAGGAAGCGGGAGAGAGCCATGGGGAAGCTCAGGAGGAGAGAGTCGGCTAG
- a CDS encoding wax ester/triacylglycerol synthase domain-containing protein, with the protein MSAHPELARRAQLISSLDEKYVSNAVTFAAMHAAGTLIVDGAPLRGPDGTLDRDAIRRRVERLSWFAPAMRQRLVSTPLRLTTPAWVPVTSLDLDYHVRFADDVEPDDPTRVERFTGRLSPTMDPSRPLWDFEFVELDSGRVAIVMRYHHVVGDAMYGLRIGDVIAGTAPTPEPPEPGEAEYAELGIAPRNGFEVLALAFAQWRERNPGLRQAWRAYWRKSFRMRLRRWGGRMLRPVKNARIARTGLLADVREGRRSAYEVADLAAATRRAYKLGGTVNDLVTAATLIAMARQRPDAETLSILVPISRRGAGDGGVRNDISVVKVSVAASAPLEEIVPSVRAQVQAAVESGGSVVEGAEDWVGYATSVTWGRDERFFGTAPVETVTGWPAGDPRDEVACLACSYRRELVISVTARSSVDLPALMAVYRELLAPAPVPVGTDAAGAAR; encoded by the coding sequence ATGAGCGCGCACCCCGAACTCGCCCGCCGGGCGCAGCTGATCAGCTCGCTCGACGAGAAGTACGTGTCGAACGCGGTCACGTTCGCCGCGATGCACGCCGCCGGCACGTTGATCGTCGACGGCGCGCCGCTGCGCGGGCCCGACGGCACCCTCGACCGCGATGCGATCCGCCGGCGCGTCGAGCGCCTCAGCTGGTTCGCGCCGGCGATGCGTCAGCGGCTGGTGTCTACGCCGCTGCGCCTGACGACGCCGGCGTGGGTGCCCGTGACGAGCCTCGACCTCGACTACCACGTGCGGTTCGCCGACGACGTCGAGCCCGACGACCCGACCCGAGTCGAGCGGTTCACGGGGCGCCTGAGCCCCACGATGGACCCGTCGCGGCCGCTGTGGGACTTCGAGTTCGTCGAGCTCGACTCCGGGCGCGTGGCGATCGTCATGCGCTACCACCACGTGGTGGGCGACGCGATGTACGGCCTGCGGATCGGCGACGTGATCGCCGGCACCGCGCCCACGCCCGAACCGCCGGAGCCGGGCGAGGCGGAGTACGCCGAGCTCGGCATCGCGCCGCGCAACGGCTTCGAGGTGCTCGCCCTCGCGTTCGCGCAGTGGCGCGAGCGCAATCCGGGTCTGCGGCAGGCGTGGCGGGCGTACTGGCGCAAGTCGTTCCGCATGCGGCTGCGCCGCTGGGGCGGGCGCATGCTGCGCCCGGTCAAGAACGCGCGCATCGCGCGCACCGGTCTCCTCGCCGACGTGCGGGAGGGTCGCCGATCGGCGTACGAGGTCGCAGACCTCGCCGCCGCCACGCGCCGCGCGTACAAGCTCGGCGGTACCGTCAACGACCTGGTCACGGCCGCCACTCTGATCGCGATGGCGCGTCAGCGCCCCGACGCCGAGACGCTGTCGATCCTCGTGCCGATCTCGCGACGCGGGGCCGGTGACGGCGGGGTGCGCAACGACATCAGCGTCGTGAAGGTCTCGGTCGCAGCATCCGCTCCGCTGGAAGAGATCGTGCCGAGCGTGCGGGCCCAGGTTCAGGCGGCGGTCGAGTCCGGCGGCTCGGTGGTCGAGGGCGCCGAGGACTGGGTGGGCTACGCCACCTCGGTGACGTGGGGCCGCGACGAGCGGTTCTTCGGCACGGCTCCGGTCGAGACGGTCACCGGGTGGCCGGCGGGCGACCCGCGCGACGAGGTCGCGTGCCTGGCCTGCTCGTACCGCCGCGAGCTCGTGATCAGCGTGACCGCGCGCTCGTCGGTCGACCTTCCCGCGCTCATGGCGGTCTACCGCGAGCTGCTTGCGCCGGCACCCGTTCCGGTGGGGACGGATGCTGCGGGGGCAGCGCGATGA